The Paraburkholderia caffeinilytica genome segment TGCCGGTGATCGACTCCGACCTCGCGCTGCTGCGCGACATCGCCGTCTGGGCCGAGCGCCTGTGGGCCGACGGCAAGCGCCTCAAGCCGCGCGAGGTGGTCGCCGAATTCGACAAGTATCTGCACGACGAGCTCGATCTGATGCGCGAAGCGGCCAACGGCAGCCAGTTGCGCCGCAACTTCGCCGGGCTCGATCTGCTGCTGGTGCCGGAAATGTACTGGGAGTTCTGCACGCCCACGGTGCTGGTGATGGAGCGCATGGTCGGCGTGCCGATCAGCCAGGTGGAGACGCTGCGCGCGGCGGGCGTCGATATTCCGAAGCTGGCGCGCGAGGGCGTCGAAATCTTTTTCACTCAGGTGTTCCGCGACGGTTTTTTCCACGCCGACATGCACCCGGGCAACATTCAGGTGAGCCTCGATCCGGCGCACTTCGGCCGCTATATCGCGCTCGACTTCGGCATCATCGGCGCGCTGTCGGACTTCGATAAGAATTACCTCGCGCAGAACTTCCTCGCGTTCTTCAAGCGTGACTACCACCGTGTCGCCACGCTGCATCTGGAGTCGGGCTGGGTGCCGCCCACGACGCGGGTCGAAGAGCTGGAAAGCGCGATTCGCGCGGTTTGCGAGCCCTATTTCGACCGCGCGTTGAAGGATATTTCGCTTGGCCAGGTGCTGATGCGCCTGTTTTCGACCTCGCGCCGCTTCAACGTGGAGATTCAGCCGCAACTGGTGCTGCTGCAAAAAACCATGCTGAACGTTGAAGGGCTCGGCCGCTCGCTCGATCCTGAACTGGATTTGTGGAAAACGGCCAAGCCCTATCTCGAACGCTGGATGAATGAGCAGATCGGCCTGCGTGGCTGGTACGAGCGGCTGAAGATCGAAGCGCCGCAGTGGAGCAAGACGCTCCCGCAGTTGCCGCGCCTGATTCACCATGTGCTGGCTCACCGCCATGACAATGCCCGCGGTACGAACGACGACATGATTCGGCAGATTCTGCTCGAACAGAAGCGCACCAATCGTCTGCTGCAAGGCTTGCTGATGTTCGGCGTGGCGGTCGGTGTCGGCGCGGTGCTGGCGCGGGCGTTTCTGGCGTTCGCTAACGGCGGGTGATCCCGAACCCTACGAGGCATCGCATGAGCGACCCGAACCAGCCGTCCGCACCGGACTTCGCGACGCGTGACCCCAACTCGCCAGAGTTTTGGGACGAGCGCTTCGAACATCACTTCACGCCGTGGGATCAGGCGGGCGTGCCGGCGGCGTTTCAGTCTTTCGCTATCCGGCATGGCGCCGCCGCCGTGCTCATTCCCGGCTGCGGCAGCGCCTACGAGGCGCTCTGGCTGGCCGAGCGGGGCAATCCGGTCCAGGCGATCGATTTTTCGCCGGCCGCCGTGGCGGCAGCGCGCGAGCAGTTGGGCGCGCAGCACGCGCAACGGGTCGAGCAGGCCGACTTCTTCACTTACGAACCGCCATTCACGCCGGGCTGGATCTACGAGCGCGCGTTCCTTTGCGCGCTGCCGACGGCGCGCCGTGCAGACTACGCGCAGCGGATGGCCGAGTTGTTGCCTGAGGGCGCACTGCTGGCGGGTTTCTATTTCATCGGCGCGACGCCGAAAGGGCCGCCGTTCGGCATCGAGCGAGCTGAACTCGACGCGTTGCTCAATCCGTACTTCGATCTGATCGAAGACGAAGCCGTGAGCGACTCGATTGCCGTCTTTGCCGGCCGCGAGCGCTGGATGACCTGGCGCCGTCGCGGTTGAGTGCGCCGCGCGGCCGTGGTCGATGGTGGCCGCGATGTTTGCTGGCCGATCGGGTTCGAGACGCAAGCTGCGAGCCGGAGGAATTAGCGTCGGCGTCCAGCCCCGGTGGCTCGGGCCGCACTTGATTCGATCGCGGCCGCCCCCATTTACGTGAACGGTGGCTGCGCCCGGCGTTTGTCCCCGAAATTCGCGGGTGTCTAGCCATATACGGCTATAATTCAAAGCTTTGCAAGCGTTTACAAGATTTCAGTAGGGAAAAGTTCATGCCGATCTACGCTTATCGTTGCGAGTCATGCGGCTTCGGGAAGGACGTGCTTCAGAAGATGAGCGACCCCCAGTTGACGCAGTGTCCCGAGTGCGGGAAAGACACATTCCGCAAGCAGGTGACTGCAGCCGGTTTCCAGTTGAAGGGCTCCGGCTGGTATGTAACCGATTTCCGCGGCGGTAACGGCGGCGCGGGCGCGCCGGCCAAGTCCGACGCGAATGGCGGCTCGAATGCGAATTCGGGGGAGAACGCCGCAACCGGGAATAACGGCGCAGCGAAATCCGACACGGCTTCGGCCAACGGCACGGCCGCCGCAACGCCTTCCGCCGCCGCAACGCCCGCCGCGCCCGCCGCATCGGCGAGTTCGAGCGGTTCCGGCAGCGCCTAGTGGGACAGCCGCCTTTCGGGGCGGCGCACACGCCGCGCGTCGGATATCGGCTCGCGCGGCTTTCTGGCGATACACATGACGACGAAAAAAACGACGCTCAAATCGGTGTTCCTGACTGGCCTGCTGGTGCTGGTGCCTCTGGCCATCACACTGTGGGTGCTCGGCCTGATCATCGGCACGATGGACCAGACGCTGTTGCTGCTGCCGACCTCATGGCAGCCGGAGCGCGTGCTGGGCTTCCGCTTGCCGGGGCTCGGCGCGGTGCTGACGCTGGCGTTCATCTTTGTCGTCGGGCTGTTGACGCAAAACTTCAT includes the following:
- the ubiB gene encoding ubiquinone biosynthesis regulatory protein kinase UbiB → MRFLRFLKIFFTVIRFGLDEMMLSRVNDRRVRLLLRITTIGRKFEAPPGVRLRLALESLGPIFVKFGQVLSTRRDLLPVDIANELAKLQDQVPPFDSAVAIGLVEKSLGAPVDVLFDDFERVPVASASIAQVHFATVKAGQHAGKAVAVKVLRPNMLPVIDSDLALLRDIAVWAERLWADGKRLKPREVVAEFDKYLHDELDLMREAANGSQLRRNFAGLDLLLVPEMYWEFCTPTVLVMERMVGVPISQVETLRAAGVDIPKLAREGVEIFFTQVFRDGFFHADMHPGNIQVSLDPAHFGRYIALDFGIIGALSDFDKNYLAQNFLAFFKRDYHRVATLHLESGWVPPTTRVEELESAIRAVCEPYFDRALKDISLGQVLMRLFSTSRRFNVEIQPQLVLLQKTMLNVEGLGRSLDPELDLWKTAKPYLERWMNEQIGLRGWYERLKIEAPQWSKTLPQLPRLIHHVLAHRHDNARGTNDDMIRQILLEQKRTNRLLQGLLMFGVAVGVGAVLARAFLAFANGG
- a CDS encoding methyltransferase domain-containing protein, producing the protein MSDPNQPSAPDFATRDPNSPEFWDERFEHHFTPWDQAGVPAAFQSFAIRHGAAAVLIPGCGSAYEALWLAERGNPVQAIDFSPAAVAAAREQLGAQHAQRVEQADFFTYEPPFTPGWIYERAFLCALPTARRADYAQRMAELLPEGALLAGFYFIGATPKGPPFGIERAELDALLNPYFDLIEDEAVSDSIAVFAGRERWMTWRRRG
- a CDS encoding FmdB family zinc ribbon protein, whose translation is MPIYAYRCESCGFGKDVLQKMSDPQLTQCPECGKDTFRKQVTAAGFQLKGSGWYVTDFRGGNGGAGAPAKSDANGGSNANSGENAATGNNGAAKSDTASANGTAAATPSAAATPAAPAASASSSGSGSA